Proteins encoded by one window of Streptomyces sp. NBC_01477:
- the rfbC gene encoding dTDP-4-dehydrorhamnose 3,5-epimerase, with translation MRQLGISGAWVHEPKVFPDSRGSFHEWFREADFTAATGRPLALAQANCSVSARGTLRGIHFADVPPSQAKYVKCVRGAVLDVVVDIRVGSPTFGQWEGVRLDDQDHTSIFLSEGLGHAFMALTDEATVVYLCSEGYAPTREHGINPLDPELAIGWPAGVEPLLSDKDREAPTLREAADAGLLPSFEACEDFQRELRAAGR, from the coding sequence ATGAGGCAGCTCGGCATCTCCGGGGCCTGGGTGCACGAACCGAAGGTCTTTCCGGACAGCCGCGGCAGCTTCCACGAGTGGTTCCGCGAGGCCGACTTCACCGCGGCCACCGGCCGGCCGCTCGCGCTGGCGCAGGCCAACTGCTCGGTCTCGGCGCGCGGCACCCTGCGCGGCATCCACTTCGCCGACGTCCCGCCGAGCCAGGCCAAGTACGTCAAGTGCGTGCGGGGCGCGGTGCTCGACGTGGTGGTGGACATCCGGGTGGGCTCGCCGACCTTCGGGCAGTGGGAGGGCGTCCGGCTGGACGACCAGGACCACACCTCGATCTTCCTGTCCGAGGGCCTGGGGCACGCCTTCATGGCGCTCACCGACGAGGCGACCGTGGTCTACCTGTGCTCGGAGGGCTACGCGCCCACCCGTGAGCACGGGATCAACCCGCTCGACCCTGAGCTGGCCATCGGGTGGCCGGCCGGCGTCGAGCCGCTGCTGTCCGACAAGGACCGCGAGGCCCCGACCCTGCGGGAGGCCGCGGACGCCGGCCTGCTGCCGTCGTTCGAGGCGTGCGAGGACTTCCAGCGGGAGCTGCGGGCCGCCGGCCGCTGA
- the galE gene encoding UDP-glucose 4-epimerase GalE — protein MTWMITGGAGYIGSHVAAALVAGGHRVVVLDDLSTGDPARLPAGVPLVRGSILDRAVLDRALRGHEVRGIVHIAAKKQVGESVARPLWYYRENVEGLRTVLEAAVEARVRSFVFSSSAAVYGMPDVDLVTERTPCEPMSPYGETKLAGEWLVAAAGRAHGMSTASLRYFNVAGAASPGLGDPGVFNLVPMVFDRLSRGLPPLVFGDDYPTPDGTCVRDYVHVEDVASAHVAAARRLTEDGDAHLVLNIGSGEGVSVAEMVGIIQEVSGHTGTAPDVVARRPGDPARVVASAESIGKELGWSAAHGVREMVTSAWAGWQLRHP, from the coding sequence ATGACGTGGATGATTACCGGCGGCGCGGGTTATATCGGTTCCCATGTCGCCGCGGCGCTCGTCGCCGGCGGACACCGGGTGGTCGTCCTGGACGACCTGAGCACCGGTGATCCCGCGCGGCTGCCCGCCGGTGTGCCGCTGGTGCGCGGCAGCATCCTGGACCGGGCGGTGCTCGACCGGGCGCTGCGCGGGCACGAGGTGCGCGGCATCGTGCACATCGCGGCGAAGAAGCAGGTCGGGGAGTCCGTCGCCCGTCCGCTGTGGTACTACCGGGAGAACGTCGAGGGCCTGCGGACCGTACTGGAGGCCGCCGTCGAGGCGCGGGTGCGCAGCTTCGTGTTCTCCTCGTCCGCCGCCGTCTACGGCATGCCCGACGTGGACCTGGTCACCGAGCGGACCCCGTGCGAGCCGATGAGCCCGTACGGCGAGACCAAGCTCGCCGGGGAGTGGCTGGTCGCCGCGGCCGGGCGGGCGCACGGGATGTCCACCGCGTCGCTGCGCTACTTCAACGTCGCCGGCGCCGCCTCCCCCGGACTGGGCGACCCGGGGGTCTTCAACCTGGTGCCGATGGTCTTCGACCGGCTCTCGCGCGGGCTGCCCCCGCTGGTCTTCGGCGACGACTACCCGACGCCCGACGGCACCTGCGTGCGCGACTACGTCCACGTCGAGGACGTCGCGTCCGCGCATGTCGCCGCCGCCCGCCGGCTCACCGAGGACGGCGACGCCCACCTGGTGCTGAACATCGGCAGCGGCGAGGGCGTCTCGGTGGCCGAGATGGTCGGCATCATCCAGGAGGTTTCGGGCCACACTGGGACCGCCCCCGACGTGGTCGCCCGTCGCCCCGGCGACCCGGCCAGGGTCGTCGCGTCCGCGGAGTCGATCGGCAAGGAACTGGGCTGGTCGGCCGCCCACGGCGTACGCGAGATGGTCACCTCGGCCTGGGCGGGCTGGCAGCTGCGGCACCCGTAG
- the proB gene encoding glutamate 5-kinase — protein MVKVGSSSLTTAAGGLDADRVDALVDVLAKAREDREIVLVSSGAIAAGLAPLGLDRRPRDLARQQASASVGQGLLMARYTASFARYGIRVGQVLLTSDDVSRRAHYRNAYRTLDQLLAMGAVPVVNENDTVATDEIRFGDNDRLAALVAHLVRADLLVLLSDVDGLYDGDPRTPGTSLIAEVTGPADLAGVSIGSAGRAGVGTGGMVTKVEAAAIATGAGVPVVLTSAVHAADALAGRPTGTHFHRTGKRSADRLLWLAHASTPRGSLRLDAGAVSAVTQRHSSLLPAGLTGVEGDFAAGDPVDLRDESGRAVARGLVNYDARELPRLLGRSTRDLAAELGPAYEREVVHRDDLVLLRQQGLPG, from the coding sequence GTGGTCAAGGTCGGCTCCTCGTCGCTGACCACCGCGGCCGGCGGCCTGGACGCCGACCGGGTGGACGCCCTGGTCGACGTGCTGGCCAAGGCGCGCGAGGACCGGGAGATCGTGCTGGTCTCCTCCGGCGCCATCGCCGCCGGGCTGGCCCCGCTCGGGCTGGACCGCAGGCCGCGCGACCTGGCGCGGCAGCAGGCCTCGGCCAGCGTCGGGCAGGGCCTGCTGATGGCCCGCTACACCGCCTCCTTCGCGCGGTACGGCATCCGGGTCGGCCAGGTGCTGCTGACCTCGGACGACGTCAGCCGGCGGGCCCACTACCGCAACGCCTACCGCACCCTGGACCAGCTGCTGGCGATGGGCGCGGTGCCGGTGGTCAACGAGAACGACACCGTCGCCACCGACGAGATCCGCTTCGGCGACAACGACCGGCTCGCCGCCCTGGTCGCCCACCTGGTGCGCGCCGACCTGCTGGTGCTGCTCTCCGACGTCGACGGCCTCTACGACGGCGACCCGCGCACCCCGGGCACCAGCCTGATCGCCGAGGTCACCGGCCCGGCCGACCTGGCGGGCGTCTCCATCGGCAGCGCGGGCCGGGCCGGGGTCGGCACCGGCGGGATGGTGACCAAGGTGGAGGCCGCCGCCATCGCCACGGGCGCGGGCGTCCCCGTCGTGCTGACCTCGGCGGTGCACGCCGCCGACGCGCTGGCCGGCCGCCCGACCGGCACCCACTTCCACCGCACCGGCAAGCGCTCCGCCGACCGGCTGCTGTGGCTGGCGCACGCGTCCACCCCGCGCGGCTCCCTGCGGCTGGACGCCGGCGCGGTCAGCGCGGTCACCCAGCGGCACAGCTCGCTGCTGCCCGCCGGGCTGACCGGGGTGGAGGGCGACTTCGCCGCGGGCGACCCGGTCGACCTGAGGGACGAGTCGGGCCGTGCGGTGGCCCGCGGCCTGGTCAACTACGACGCCCGCGAACTGCCCAGGCTGCTCGGCCGCTCCACCCGGGACCTCGCGGCGGAGCTGGGACCTGCCTACGAGCGGGAGGTCGTGCACCGCGACGACCTGGTACTGCTGAGGCAGCAGGGGCTGCCGGGCTGA
- a CDS encoding glutamate-5-semialdehyde dehydrogenase yields MDLLSPLPKSPVMLAAYRAKAAAADLAPLPRAAKDDALLAIADALIVRTQEIVAANAEDIARAEEAGTSPAIIDRLTLTRERIAAIAADVRHVAGLPDPVGEVLRGSTLPNGLDLRQVRVPLGVVGIIYEARPNVTVDAAALCLKSGNAVLLRGSSSAYASNTALVTVLRDAVGGAGLPADAVQLVPGESRESVTELMRARGMVDVLIPRGGASLIRTVVEGSTVPVIETGTGNCHVYVDAEADLDMAVEILVNSKAQRPSVCNAAETLLVHRDIADRFLPRALAALAAAGVTVHGDPQVVAAAEALAADGGKATVVPVTAEDWETEYLSYDIAAGVVDSLEAAVAHIRLWSSGHTEAIVTTSQPAARRFTQLVDAAAVMVNASTRFTDGGQFGFGAEIGISTQKLHARGPMGLPELTSTKYIVTGDGHIR; encoded by the coding sequence ATGGACCTGCTCTCGCCGCTGCCGAAGTCCCCCGTGATGCTCGCGGCGTACCGCGCCAAGGCCGCCGCCGCGGACCTGGCCCCGCTGCCGCGGGCCGCGAAGGACGACGCCCTGCTGGCCATCGCCGACGCGCTGATCGTCCGCACCCAGGAGATCGTCGCCGCGAACGCCGAGGACATCGCCCGCGCCGAGGAGGCCGGCACCAGCCCGGCGATCATCGACCGGCTCACCCTCACCCGGGAGCGGATCGCCGCCATCGCCGCCGACGTCCGCCATGTCGCGGGCCTGCCCGACCCGGTCGGCGAGGTGCTGCGCGGCTCCACCCTCCCCAACGGCCTCGACCTGCGCCAGGTCCGGGTCCCGCTGGGCGTGGTCGGCATCATCTACGAGGCCAGGCCCAACGTCACCGTCGACGCCGCCGCGCTGTGCCTGAAATCGGGCAACGCGGTCCTGCTGCGCGGCTCGTCGTCCGCCTACGCCTCCAACACCGCTCTGGTCACCGTCCTGCGCGACGCGGTCGGCGGCGCGGGCCTGCCCGCCGACGCCGTGCAGCTCGTCCCCGGCGAGAGCCGGGAGTCGGTCACCGAGCTGATGCGCGCCCGCGGCATGGTCGACGTGCTCATCCCGCGCGGCGGCGCCTCGCTGATCCGTACCGTCGTCGAGGGCTCCACCGTCCCGGTGATCGAGACCGGTACCGGGAATTGCCACGTCTACGTCGACGCCGAGGCCGATCTCGACATGGCCGTGGAGATCCTGGTCAATTCCAAGGCCCAGCGGCCCAGCGTCTGCAACGCCGCCGAGACCCTGCTCGTGCACCGCGACATCGCCGACCGCTTCCTGCCCCGCGCCCTGGCCGCGCTGGCCGCCGCCGGGGTCACCGTGCACGGCGACCCGCAGGTGGTGGCCGCGGCCGAGGCACTGGCCGCCGACGGCGGCAAGGCCACCGTGGTGCCGGTCACCGCGGAGGACTGGGAGACCGAGTACCTGTCGTACGACATCGCCGCCGGGGTGGTGGACTCGCTGGAGGCCGCCGTCGCGCACATCCGGCTGTGGTCCTCCGGCCACACCGAGGCGATCGTGACCACCTCGCAGCCCGCCGCCCGCCGCTTCACCCAGCTGGTCGACGCGGCCGCGGTGATGGTGAACGCCTCGACGCGCTTCACCGACGGAGGCCAGTTCGGCTTCGGCGCCGAGATCGGCATCTCCACCCAGAAACTGCACGCCCGCGGCCCGATGGGGCTGCCCGAGCTGACCTCCACCAAGTACATCGTCACCGGCGACGGGCACATCCGCTGA
- a CDS encoding SCO2583/SCO2584 N-terminal domain-containing protein, whose amino-acid sequence MPDDDEFASVVLDEEFVRSALFHEPTARERMLAVAEGPALPPGWPGRRTNPRSAVPELGGDAEFPDSDPLYAAGHPYRGSNTRWHRPVAWALAVVMGIGVVALTFAAVYRGAGGGIRQPADPPPSSGSPVGGQTIPPVARTPVP is encoded by the coding sequence ATGCCGGACGATGACGAATTCGCCTCCGTAGTCCTCGACGAAGAATTCGTACGGTCTGCTCTGTTCCACGAGCCCACGGCCCGGGAACGGATGCTCGCCGTCGCCGAAGGTCCCGCGCTACCGCCCGGCTGGCCCGGGCGGCGCACCAACCCGCGCTCCGCCGTCCCCGAACTGGGCGGCGACGCGGAATTCCCCGATTCCGACCCGCTCTATGCCGCCGGGCACCCCTACCGCGGCAGCAACACCCGCTGGCACCGTCCGGTCGCCTGGGCGCTGGCCGTGGTCATGGGCATCGGCGTGGTCGCCCTCACCTTCGCCGCGGTCTACCGCGGCGCGGGCGGCGGCATCCGGCAGCCCGCCGACCCCCCGCCGTCCAGCGGCAGCCCGGTCGGCGGCCAGACCATCCCGCCCGTCGCCAGAACCCCGGTGCCCTGA
- a CDS encoding SCO2583 family membrane protein, whose product MSGPGDPPEGTPEGASGGGEDEYRSVVFDESFVKAARIQEYSARERQDDAARPVRIRHVLPRGLARQAVALISLIVLAFGFAIYMGVRHPYKAREAGSGEQLRVTVIPLVPGGTVPAVSPTAPFAGTAAAGYGRGAGGLKLLPADMHRIGGYAESEVRAGYETAREFLTDSAIDAQTVTGGDVRGVLDLLDPSQIDQFESSLSAPAADGTHEATGWLVRFDPDPGMRVELVDGDGVRVDGTFSAAETGDNRLEITADHTYVYAIRGSSDATGPVSLFTVRRQLRFQFDHDELRRHRVEVVQADIAAGPLACAAEVQSYFRPILAGHSAPGAVSSADPYDHARPPGAVCAPLTGAALTPTDTPTPGATPRATGTNTAATRTAATHSAAVANTAATAPTAAGSPADRRRPVSSPPLTPRAAPRSPATYRTP is encoded by the coding sequence ATGAGCGGGCCTGGAGACCCTCCTGAGGGCACGCCCGAGGGCGCCTCAGGAGGCGGTGAGGACGAGTACCGATCCGTCGTATTCGACGAATCGTTCGTGAAGGCTGCCCGGATCCAGGAGTATTCGGCGCGGGAGCGGCAGGACGACGCCGCCCGCCCGGTCAGGATCCGCCATGTGCTGCCCCGCGGCCTGGCCCGCCAGGCGGTGGCGCTGATCTCGCTCATCGTGCTGGCCTTCGGCTTCGCGATCTACATGGGGGTACGCCACCCGTACAAGGCCCGCGAGGCCGGCTCCGGCGAGCAGCTGCGCGTCACGGTGATCCCGCTGGTGCCCGGCGGCACCGTCCCGGCCGTCTCGCCGACCGCGCCTTTCGCCGGGACCGCGGCGGCCGGTTACGGGCGGGGCGCCGGCGGACTGAAGCTGCTGCCGGCGGACATGCACCGGATCGGCGGATACGCCGAGAGTGAGGTCAGGGCCGGCTACGAGACGGCCAGGGAATTCCTCACCGACTCCGCCATCGACGCGCAGACCGTCACCGGCGGCGATGTGCGCGGGGTGCTCGACCTGCTCGACCCCAGCCAGATCGACCAGTTCGAGAGCAGCCTCAGCGCCCCGGCCGCAGACGGCACCCACGAGGCCACCGGCTGGCTGGTGCGCTTCGACCCCGACCCCGGGATGCGGGTGGAGCTGGTCGACGGGGACGGCGTACGGGTGGACGGCACCTTCTCGGCGGCCGAGACCGGCGACAACCGGCTGGAGATCACCGCCGACCACACCTACGTCTACGCGATCCGCGGCTCGTCCGACGCCACAGGACCCGTATCGCTGTTCACCGTACGGCGGCAGCTGCGCTTCCAGTTCGACCACGACGAGCTGCGGCGGCACCGCGTCGAGGTGGTGCAGGCCGACATCGCGGCGGGACCGCTGGCCTGCGCGGCCGAGGTGCAGAGCTACTTCCGGCCGATACTGGCCGGCCACTCCGCGCCCGGCGCGGTCAGCAGCGCCGACCCCTACGACCACGCCCGCCCGCCCGGCGCCGTCTGCGCGCCGCTCACCGGCGCCGCGCTGACACCCACGGACACGCCGACGCCCGGGGCGACGCCCCGGGCGACCGGCACGAACACGGCGGCCACCCGTACGGCGGCCACTCATTCGGCGGCCGTGGCGAACACCGCGGCCACCGCTCCTACCGCAGCGGGCTCTCCGGCTGATCGTCGTCGTCCGGTGTCGAGTCCTCCGCTGACCCCGCGGGCCGCTCCGCGGTCGCCTGCGACGTACCGGACCCCGTGA
- a CDS encoding M48 family metallopeptidase produces MSESNGPNDERVSTEKLPGRNRKRFPDISSRAYEHPADRSALVALRKLTGFDTVFKALSGLLPERSLRLLFLSDSVRVSDEQFAHLNAMLRDACYILDLEKVPSMYVTMDPQPNAMCIGMDAPVIVVTTGLVELLDEEEMRAVIGHEVGHALSGHSVYRTILLFLTSLALRVAWIPLGNLAILAIITALREWFRKSELSADRAGLLVGQDLQASMRGLMKIAGGNHLHEMNVDAFLKQADEYEAAGDLRDSVLKILNVLPRSHPFTTVRAAELRRWASTRDYQRLMDGHYPRRTTDKDASVSDAFRESANHYADTVKKSKDPLMGLIRDITNGAGDVGGKLRDRFTGSGTSQATAERPAGSAEDSTPDDDDQPESPLR; encoded by the coding sequence ATGTCCGAGTCGAACGGACCGAACGACGAGCGCGTGAGCACGGAAAAGCTGCCTGGACGCAACCGCAAGCGGTTCCCTGACATCTCCTCACGTGCCTACGAGCACCCCGCGGACAGGTCCGCGCTGGTGGCGCTGCGCAAGCTCACCGGGTTCGACACGGTCTTCAAGGCGCTCAGCGGACTGCTGCCCGAGCGCAGCCTGCGGCTGCTGTTCCTGTCGGACTCGGTCCGGGTCAGCGACGAGCAGTTCGCGCATCTCAACGCGATGCTGCGGGACGCCTGTTACATCCTGGACCTGGAGAAGGTCCCGTCGATGTACGTCACGATGGACCCGCAGCCCAATGCCATGTGCATCGGCATGGACGCGCCGGTCATCGTGGTCACCACCGGTCTCGTCGAGCTGCTGGACGAGGAGGAGATGCGGGCGGTCATAGGCCACGAGGTCGGCCACGCGCTGTCAGGCCACTCGGTCTACCGGACGATACTGCTCTTCCTGACCAGCCTGGCGCTGCGGGTGGCGTGGATCCCGCTGGGCAATCTGGCGATCCTGGCGATCATCACCGCGCTGCGCGAGTGGTTCCGCAAGTCGGAGCTGTCCGCCGACCGGGCCGGGCTGCTGGTCGGCCAGGACCTCCAGGCGTCGATGCGCGGCCTGATGAAGATCGCCGGCGGCAATCATCTGCACGAGATGAATGTGGACGCCTTCCTCAAGCAGGCCGACGAGTACGAGGCGGCGGGCGATCTGCGCGACTCGGTACTCAAGATCCTCAATGTGCTGCCGCGCAGCCACCCGTTCACCACGGTGCGGGCCGCCGAGCTGCGCCGCTGGGCGTCCACCCGGGACTACCAGCGGCTGATGGACGGGCACTACCCGCGGCGGACCACCGACAAGGACGCCTCGGTCTCCGACGCCTTCCGCGAGTCGGCGAACCACTACGCCGACACGGTGAAGAAGAGCAAGGACCCGCTGATGGGCCTGATCCGCGACATCACCAATGGCGCGGGCGACGTCGGCGGCAAGCTCAGGGACCGCTTCACGGGGTCCGGTACGTCGCAGGCGACCGCGGAGCGGCCCGCGGGGTCAGCGGAGGACTCGACACCGGACGACGACGATCAGCCGGAGAGCCCGCTGCGGTAG
- the nadD gene encoding nicotinate-nucleotide adenylyltransferase, whose protein sequence is MPDSKHRIGVMGGTFDPIHHGHLVAASEVASLFHLDEVVFVPTGHPWQKSDQQVSAAEDRYLMTVIATASNPTFSVSRSDIDRAGKTYTIDTLRDLRAEHPAAELFFITGADALSQIFSWRDAEELFSLAHFIGVTRPGHTLSDPGFPEGGVSLVEVPALAISSTDCRQRVAKGDPVWYLVPDGVVRYIDKRALYRDATG, encoded by the coding sequence ATGCCGGACAGCAAGCACCGCATCGGTGTGATGGGCGGTACGTTCGATCCCATCCACCACGGGCACCTGGTGGCCGCGAGCGAGGTGGCGAGCCTCTTCCACCTCGACGAGGTGGTCTTCGTGCCCACCGGGCACCCCTGGCAGAAGAGCGACCAGCAGGTGTCGGCGGCCGAGGACCGGTATCTGATGACGGTGATCGCCACCGCGTCGAATCCGACGTTCTCGGTCAGCCGCAGCGACATCGACCGCGCGGGCAAGACTTATACCATCGACACACTCCGCGACCTGCGGGCCGAGCACCCGGCGGCCGAGCTGTTCTTCATCACCGGAGCGGACGCGCTGTCGCAGATCTTCTCCTGGCGGGACGCCGAGGAGCTGTTCTCGCTCGCACATTTCATCGGGGTCACACGTCCTGGGCATACGCTGTCGGACCCGGGCTTTCCCGAGGGCGGAGTGTCGCTGGTCGAGGTCCCGGCGCTGGCGATCTCCTCGACGGACTGCCGCCAGCGGGTGGCCAAGGGGGATCCGGTCTGGTACTTGGTTCCGGACGGGGTGGTGCGCTACATCGACAAGCGCGCGCTCTACCGGGACGCTACCGGGTAG
- a CDS encoding LCP family protein, which produces MNDANPRWQYAEGGPDDERDPYPQDPYYQQQSYGYDQYGNPRPQPPQTPQVPQQPGYQDPYQTYGGSPPPPGQQQGWIPQQPQQPYYGQQPYDTGRQPQAYDTNGQPLYDTGQQPRYDTGQQQPVYDTGQQPPYDTGQQQPVYDTGQHTAYQTGQHAVYETGRQPVYDTGQQQPVHDTGQQPVYETGQHAAYETGQQPAYETGQQPVYETGQMSVQTEDLTKPAGGRAGYQTEMFAFVDEESEQSEEVIDWLKFSESRTERREEAKRRGRNRTAGLAVLLVLALLGGAGYLWQAGKLPGLGKSTATQAAAGGPQKRDVIVVHLVPVNGGPSDTALLVDNTTKGRGTTVLLPNTLSVTGDDGTATTLDKSVGDGVGPTRDSLNTLLGADIKGSWRLDSPYLELLVDAIGDVYVDTDTAVKGTGKDSGRTLVQAGKQQELTGEAAVAYATYRAAGEPQTKQLGRFGQVMQAVLKKMPSDAAGATRTVQSLGQILDPSLTDKQLGASLAQLADLAKTGAYDTTLLPVQPNGTLSTQATDTVVKNVLGGTVKQSDGTTQPRVLISDATGNAKAAPMAQAAIVNGGTYTYVSGGKAGATKSTSEVLYGDPARLTAAKDVAATLGLPPTAVKKGTVPSNADIAVTLGKDYKLPPQ; this is translated from the coding sequence GTGAACGACGCAAACCCCCGTTGGCAATATGCCGAGGGCGGACCCGACGACGAGAGGGACCCCTACCCGCAGGACCCCTATTACCAGCAGCAGTCCTACGGTTACGACCAGTACGGCAATCCCCGCCCGCAGCCCCCGCAGACCCCCCAGGTACCGCAGCAGCCCGGCTACCAGGACCCGTACCAGACCTACGGCGGCTCCCCGCCCCCGCCCGGCCAGCAGCAGGGCTGGATCCCCCAGCAGCCCCAGCAGCCGTACTACGGGCAGCAGCCCTACGACACGGGCCGGCAGCCGCAGGCGTACGACACGAACGGGCAGCCGCTCTACGACACCGGCCAGCAGCCCCGCTACGACACGGGCCAGCAGCAGCCGGTGTACGACACCGGTCAGCAGCCCCCGTACGACACCGGCCAGCAGCAGCCCGTCTACGACACCGGCCAGCACACCGCGTACCAGACGGGGCAGCACGCGGTCTACGAGACGGGCCGGCAGCCGGTCTACGACACCGGCCAGCAGCAGCCGGTGCACGACACCGGTCAGCAGCCCGTGTACGAGACCGGGCAGCACGCCGCGTACGAGACGGGGCAGCAGCCCGCGTACGAGACCGGCCAGCAGCCCGTGTACGAGACCGGGCAGATGTCCGTGCAGACCGAGGACCTGACCAAGCCGGCCGGCGGGCGCGCCGGGTACCAGACCGAGATGTTCGCCTTCGTCGACGAGGAGTCCGAGCAGTCGGAAGAGGTCATCGACTGGCTCAAGTTCTCCGAATCGCGCACCGAGCGCCGCGAGGAGGCCAAGCGGCGCGGCCGCAACCGCACGGCCGGTCTTGCCGTGCTGCTGGTGCTGGCGCTGCTCGGCGGCGCCGGGTATCTGTGGCAGGCGGGCAAGCTGCCGGGGCTCGGCAAGTCCACGGCGACGCAGGCCGCGGCCGGCGGACCGCAGAAGCGCGACGTCATAGTCGTGCACCTGGTCCCGGTGAACGGCGGCCCCAGCGACACCGCGCTGCTGGTGGACAACACCACCAAGGGCCGCGGCACCACCGTCCTGCTGCCCAACACGCTCTCGGTGACCGGGGACGACGGCACCGCGACCACGCTGGACAAGTCCGTCGGCGACGGCGTCGGCCCCACCAGGGACTCGCTGAACACCCTGCTCGGCGCCGACATCAAGGGCAGCTGGCGGCTGGACAGCCCGTATCTGGAGCTGCTGGTCGACGCGATCGGCGACGTCTACGTCGACACCGACACCGCGGTCAAGGGCACCGGCAAGGACAGCGGCAGGACGCTGGTCCAGGCGGGCAAGCAGCAGGAGCTGACCGGCGAGGCGGCCGTCGCCTACGCCACCTACCGCGCCGCGGGCGAACCGCAGACCAAGCAGCTCGGCCGCTTCGGGCAGGTCATGCAGGCGGTGCTCAAGAAGATGCCGAGCGACGCCGCGGGCGCGACCAGGACCGTGCAGTCGCTCGGCCAGATCCTCGACCCGTCGCTCACCGACAAGCAGCTCGGCGCGTCCCTCGCGCAGCTCGCCGACCTGGCGAAGACCGGCGCGTACGACACCACGCTGCTGCCGGTGCAGCCGAACGGCACGCTCAGCACGCAGGCCACCGACACCGTGGTCAAGAACGTGCTCGGCGGCACCGTCAAGCAGTCCGACGGCACCACCCAGCCGCGGGTCCTGATCAGCGACGCGACCGGGAACGCCAAGGCGGCCCCGATGGCGCAGGCCGCGATCGTCAACGGCGGCACCTACACCTATGTCTCCGGCGGCAAGGCCGGCGCGACCAAGTCCACGTCCGAGGTGCTCTACGGCGACCCGGCGCGGCTCACCGCGGCCAAGGACGTCGCCGCCACGCTCGGCCTGCCGCCGACCGCGGTCAAGAAGGGCACGGTGCCCTCGAACGCCGACATCGCGGTGACGCTCGGCAAGGACTACAAACTGCCGCCGCAGTGA
- the rsfS gene encoding ribosome silencing factor, translating to MTATDRSIELTRAAAQAAADKLAHDIIAYDVSDVLSITDAFLVASAPNDRQVKAIVDAIEETLLKDLDIKPVRREGERDGRWVLLDYIDIVVHVQHSEERVFYALERLWKDCPEIALPEDAVATRGKGKAHAAATAAADDDGKLS from the coding sequence GTGACCGCCACTGACCGTTCCATCGAGCTGACCCGCGCCGCCGCACAGGCCGCCGCCGACAAGCTCGCGCACGACATCATCGCCTACGACGTCAGCGACGTGCTGTCCATCACCGACGCCTTCCTGGTCGCGTCGGCGCCGAACGACCGGCAGGTCAAGGCGATCGTCGACGCCATCGAGGAGACGCTCCTCAAGGACCTGGACATCAAGCCGGTCCGCCGCGAGGGCGAGCGGGACGGCCGCTGGGTGCTGCTCGACTACATCGACATCGTCGTCCACGTGCAGCACTCCGAGGAGCGGGTCTTCTACGCCCTGGAGCGGCTGTGGAAGGACTGCCCGGAGATCGCCCTGCCCGAGGACGCCGTCGCCACCCGGGGCAAGGGCAAGGCGCACGCCGCGGCCACCGCGGCGGCGGACGACGACGGGAAGCTGAGCTGA
- a CDS encoding histidine phosphatase family protein, translated as MNGQASGRGRRIVLWRHGQTGWNLEQRFQGNTDIELTDTGVAQARRSARLLAALAPDAIISSDLSRAAATAAELAALTGLPVTYDKGLQETYAGRWQGLTHEEILGQFGEQYAAWKRGEPVRRGGGELETEVADRAAPVVLAAADELADGGVLVVVSHGGTIRTTIGRLLGLDPLTWESLGGLSNCCWSVLGEGARGWRLTEHNAGTLPEPVLGDDA; from the coding sequence CTGAACGGGCAGGCGAGCGGCAGGGGCCGCCGGATCGTCCTGTGGCGGCACGGCCAGACCGGCTGGAATCTGGAGCAGCGCTTCCAGGGCAACACCGATATCGAGCTGACCGACACCGGTGTCGCCCAGGCCCGCCGCTCCGCCCGGCTGCTGGCCGCGCTGGCGCCCGACGCCATCATCTCCTCGGACCTGAGCCGGGCCGCCGCGACCGCCGCCGAGCTGGCCGCGCTCACCGGCCTGCCCGTCACGTACGACAAGGGCCTCCAGGAGACGTACGCCGGGCGCTGGCAGGGGTTGACCCACGAGGAGATCCTCGGCCAGTTCGGTGAGCAGTACGCCGCCTGGAAGCGCGGTGAGCCGGTCCGCAGGGGCGGCGGCGAACTGGAGACCGAGGTCGCCGACCGGGCCGCTCCCGTGGTGCTGGCCGCCGCGGACGAACTGGCCGACGGCGGCGTGCTGGTCGTGGTCAGCCACGGCGGCACGATCCGTACGACCATCGGCCGGCTGCTCGGCCTCGACCCGCTCACCTGGGAGTCGCTGGGCGGGCTGTCCAACTGCTGCTGGTCGGTCCTCGGCGAGGGGGCGCGCGGCTGGCGGCTGACCGAGCACAATGCCGGCACCCTCCCGGAGCCGGTGCTCGGCGACGACGCGTAG